The following proteins come from a genomic window of Methanomassiliicoccales archaeon:
- a CDS encoding winged helix-turn-helix domain-containing protein, with protein sequence MTEIGVEQIKVLSDPNRLAILSLLAMREMTTTAISHLLGLSVQNAQYHVKKLLEAELIVPTRTELVGNLVEKYYRSSFEPGIISDVTDIKGVDISERLNIVFAALGAIKGILNRGIKVMDERKSYFEDVADRPNYPFGANYVILPVNESTSQEAERLINELDDRLKALSDNNPKDSKEKIAILYSVFPFE encoded by the coding sequence TGTCGAACAGATCAAGGTGCTCTCAGACCCTAACCGTCTGGCCATCCTCTCCCTGCTGGCAATGCGTGAAATGACCACCACCGCCATATCCCACCTGCTGGGATTGAGCGTGCAGAACGCCCAATACCACGTCAAGAAGCTGCTGGAGGCTGAGCTGATCGTTCCGACCCGGACCGAACTGGTGGGCAACCTGGTGGAAAAGTACTACCGCTCGTCCTTCGAACCGGGCATCATCAGCGATGTGACCGATATCAAGGGGGTGGACATATCCGAGAGGCTGAACATCGTCTTCGCCGCCCTCGGGGCCATAAAAGGCATCCTCAACCGGGGCATCAAGGTCATGGACGAGCGCAAGAGCTACTTCGAGGACGTGGCCGACCGTCCCAACTATCCCTTCGGGGCCAATTACGTCATACTTCCGGTTAACGAATCCACTTCCCAGGAGGCGGAGCGGTTGATAAATGAGCTGGACGATCGGCTCAAGGCGCTTTCGGACAACAATCCCAAGGATTCCAAGGAAAAGATCGCCATATTGTATTCGGTCTTTCCGTTTGAATGA
- a CDS encoding RtcB family protein → MAWNGPLEKVDDFRWKIPRTYKECMKGDAIIFADERMIRTIISDNSPEQAANVACLPGLVGRSMAMPDIHWGYGFPIGGVAAMDAEEGVISPGGIGFDINCGVRLIATDLRTEDVKPHIKELVNTMFHNVPAGVGSKGVVNVAASKIDRILEEGAEWAVAEGYGWTDDLVRTEENGRMKNADPSKVSVKAKQRGVPQVGSLGSGNHFLEVDRVEKIFDPVAAKAFGLVEEGQVTVSIHCGSRGCGHQIATDYLQVMERSVKERELRLPDRQLACAPVNSKEGQDYYAAMACGANYAWANRQMIMHWVRQSFEKVFARSAEDLGMNLVYDVAHNIAKVEEHTFEGKRRKVYVHRKGATRAFPKDHPEVPSIYRSVGQPVLIPGDMGAGSYVLVGTEGAMAESFGSTCHGAGRVMSRESAIRNFSVQSVTQELEGKGIYLKGSTLDGIQEEAPGAYKDIDDVIRVVVGAGLSRPVAKLAPLGVMKG, encoded by the coding sequence ATGGCTTGGAACGGACCACTGGAAAAGGTAGACGATTTCCGCTGGAAGATCCCCCGCACCTACAAAGAATGCATGAAGGGGGACGCCATAATTTTCGCTGACGAGCGGATGATCAGGACCATAATCTCCGACAACTCGCCGGAGCAGGCGGCCAATGTGGCCTGCCTTCCGGGGCTGGTCGGCAGGTCCATGGCCATGCCCGACATCCATTGGGGCTACGGTTTCCCCATCGGCGGCGTGGCGGCCATGGACGCCGAGGAGGGAGTCATCTCTCCAGGGGGCATTGGCTTCGACATCAACTGCGGCGTCCGGCTGATAGCCACCGACCTGCGGACGGAGGACGTCAAGCCGCACATCAAGGAGCTGGTCAACACCATGTTCCATAACGTTCCGGCCGGAGTAGGTTCCAAGGGCGTGGTCAACGTGGCCGCCAGCAAGATAGACCGCATCCTGGAGGAAGGGGCGGAGTGGGCGGTGGCCGAAGGGTACGGTTGGACGGATGACCTGGTACGCACGGAGGAGAACGGGCGCATGAAGAACGCCGACCCTTCCAAGGTCTCGGTGAAGGCCAAGCAGCGCGGCGTGCCCCAGGTAGGTTCGCTGGGCTCCGGCAACCACTTCCTGGAGGTGGACCGGGTGGAGAAGATATTCGACCCTGTGGCGGCCAAGGCCTTCGGGCTGGTGGAGGAGGGGCAGGTCACGGTCTCCATCCACTGTGGCTCCCGCGGCTGCGGGCACCAGATTGCCACCGATTACCTCCAGGTCATGGAGAGATCGGTGAAGGAGAGGGAACTGCGTTTACCGGACCGGCAGCTGGCCTGCGCCCCGGTGAACTCCAAGGAGGGACAGGATTACTACGCCGCCATGGCCTGCGGGGCCAATTACGCCTGGGCCAACCGGCAGATGATCATGCACTGGGTCCGCCAATCCTTCGAGAAGGTGTTCGCCCGCAGCGCCGAGGACCTGGGAATGAACTTGGTCTACGATGTGGCGCACAACATCGCCAAGGTGGAGGAGCACACCTTCGAGGGCAAAAGACGTAAGGTCTACGTGCACCGCAAGGGCGCCACCAGAGCATTCCCCAAGGACCACCCGGAGGTGCCCTCGATCTACCGTTCGGTGGGCCAGCCAGTACTGATACCCGGGGACATGGGCGCCGGCTCGTACGTGCTGGTGGGAACGGAGGGGGCCATGGCGGAATCGTTCGGCTCCACCTGCCACGGCGCCGGCCGGGTGATGTCGCGCGAGTCGGCCATACGCAACTTTTCCGTGCAATCCGTCACTCAGGAGCTGGAGGGCAAGGGCATCTACCTCAAGGGCAGTACCCTGGACGGCATCCAAGAGGAGGCCCCGGGGGCCTACAAGGACATCGATGACGTCATAAGGGTGGTCGTGGGCGCCGGCCTGTCGCGACCGGTGGCCAAGCTGGCTCCGCTGGGCGTCATGAAGGGCTAG
- a CDS encoding DUF835 domain-containing protein encodes MLELGPLTPVILFLAISEMALGIYVFVKGHFSKVNRVFLWLTMLAAIGSLLDLMVASLTSEYLGGWALRLLVFLLICEMGVAYRLNSLVPHDTGMVMLRHNSLVYQSAVLIVAGLVSLTVGDIVRNESGWEPKSDVPFALLVIVLSIYVALMAISLHKKLPNLVGEKRRQAILFTFALSFPAVVVVLIIALGRLGATIPRFYGFGELISEVVVAYGILRYHILIPTRVTEPAFSPFRHVPSLDKGRSYLFESPNPERMFDSVVYEMSEGMSALIICRTHPDHLRAQYRLTKTPIIWLAQNPGPDRVDPSNLQLLSHMALEYIKKGPSLVAIEGLEYLIVNNELNKVLMFLGQLRDNIIVEGCILLVTVDPRTLTDRQRAILERELESVVEEEGAETAI; translated from the coding sequence ATGCTCGAGCTTGGACCGTTGACGCCCGTGATACTTTTTCTCGCCATCTCCGAGATGGCCCTGGGCATCTACGTCTTCGTCAAAGGTCATTTCTCCAAGGTCAACCGTGTGTTCCTCTGGCTGACCATGCTGGCTGCCATCGGTAGCCTGCTGGACCTTATGGTGGCCAGCCTGACCTCGGAATACTTGGGGGGCTGGGCCCTCCGGCTGCTGGTCTTCCTGCTCATATGCGAGATGGGGGTGGCCTACCGCCTGAACTCCCTGGTGCCCCATGATACTGGAATGGTCATGTTAAGGCACAATTCCCTGGTCTATCAGTCCGCCGTCCTCATCGTGGCCGGGCTTGTCAGCCTGACCGTAGGCGACATCGTCAGGAACGAGTCCGGATGGGAACCAAAGAGCGATGTTCCGTTCGCTTTGCTTGTGATTGTCCTATCGATATACGTGGCGCTCATGGCCATCTCCCTCCATAAGAAACTACCAAACCTGGTCGGGGAGAAACGGAGGCAGGCCATCCTGTTCACCTTCGCCCTGTCCTTCCCTGCGGTGGTCGTGGTCCTCATAATCGCTTTGGGAAGATTAGGTGCGACCATCCCGCGCTTCTACGGGTTCGGAGAACTGATCTCCGAGGTGGTGGTGGCCTATGGCATCCTCCGCTACCATATCCTGATCCCGACCAGGGTCACCGAGCCGGCGTTCTCGCCCTTCCGCCACGTCCCCTCGCTCGACAAAGGCCGTTCCTACCTGTTCGAGTCCCCCAATCCGGAACGCATGTTCGATTCGGTGGTCTATGAGATGAGCGAAGGGATGTCTGCCCTCATCATCTGCCGTACCCATCCAGATCATCTTCGAGCGCAATACCGCCTGACGAAGACGCCGATCATATGGCTGGCGCAGAACCCGGGACCGGACAGGGTCGACCCGAGCAATCTCCAGCTGCTCTCGCACATGGCATTGGAATACATCAAGAAAGGACCATCGCTAGTGGCCATCGAGGGGCTGGAATATCTGATAGTGAACAACGAGCTGAACAAGGTGCTGATGTTCCTGGGCCAGCTGCGGGACAACATCATCGTGGAAGGGTGCATACTCTTGGTGACGGTGGACCCGCGTACTTTGACGGACCGGCAGCGGGCCATCCTAGAAAGGGAATTAGAGTCAGTAGTTGAAGAAGAAGGGGCCGAGACCGCGATTTGA